In Heteronotia binoei isolate CCM8104 ecotype False Entrance Well chromosome 5, APGP_CSIRO_Hbin_v1, whole genome shotgun sequence, the DNA window CAGCTCATTATGAATTAGGCATCACTGGAACACCTGAAGGCTTGCTGCTTTTTTCCTGATAAAAAAGGCATGAAATGACATCCATTTCTTAAGTTGTCATTACTCAAATCAGAGTGTCATTAAAATGTCAGCAGGCCACAACATTTAtcttacaaacaaacaaacaaaaaaagaatcaATACTGTTAATTTTCATCATTCTCGTTAGCCTGAAAGAATTCTCCCCCATGACtttgcaaatatttatttataacccCTATGTATGTGGAGATACAAATTTAGAATTTTAATCTACCACTATATGCAAACATATTTTCAGAATGGAACATTAGATGTAAGCAAGAAATATTTGGAATATATTCAATATTGAGAGATTTTTCATACAACATAATGTGTGTATTATACattgtctctcacacacacatttttaaaaaaacatacccAGTTCattgcaaaacatttttttttagatGCACAAAATATCAGGAAATTTATTTATAATTCTGCACCTCCCATGCATAGATGTATTCCTATATAGTCTGTTGTATATCTGGGGTCCATAAACATCAAATTGCAACTTGCTTGGACATCAACTATGTAGTTCTCAGTTATGAACTATTAAATGTCATCCTTTGGTAAATATATGCTGTCAGATACAGTATATGTGACAACTAATAAAAAGTCCTActggaaaaatgatttaaaatgtCAGTGTCATCCACCTGAAAAGTATAATTTCCAACCACATCAAATATTTGAAATCCTAACAATTGCTACTGTTATACAGATATTGCAACGTCAATTAAAAGTCCTATTTGTTGACAGATTTTGGAATACAAGACACAATTCTGCAAatatttgcatatgtcaaaagTCACTGAAATCAACCAGATAGTACATTTTAGCCATGTTTATTATGGCTGGTATTATGTATTtgatagcatttttttaaaaaaatgcctgtaaaACAATTTGGTATACATAGTTTTAAGCTTTTATAAATTGCAAGTAAGCATTTGATAGTTAGAATTACTATAAGAGTTACCATATTTTAAtggcaaaataaaatatatatcaggAGCTACATGGAATATTTTGGGGGGAAAATGTTTCAAGTTAATTGAAACTGATAGCATTTTAACAAAAAGACTGCCTGGAATGACCACTTTTTAAAACGTATAGTTGTGAAAGATTCAAAACATCTACAGATATCTGAGGTCCGTGTTAAGTTCCAGCAATTGTGGAAAATTcagttctttttcttctcccttcCATTAAAAAAGTGAAAACATATATTGTAAAATATTTACGGTGTTACTGATAGAACAGGCCTGAATTACTGGTTTCTCTGAATCTATTCTCATTTATATTTGATTAAgtttttattgtgatcttaaatAACTTAGGAACCAGAAGTCTGCTATGTGAGTTGCTAACTGAATAAGCAAACAACTAAAATGGCCAGACATTAACTTTGACACTTAGAATATTATAAATTATTTTCTGGAAAGACAAGGGCATCCTCACTCTTGTAACCATGAGGAACATTAAGATatgacatctttttaaaaatgtaggaaAGAAGGCTATGGAAAAGTTACAAAAGTAGTGAAAAAACATGCCACAACTCAGATAATTTAAAAAGAATTACTTAGGAAATGTTATCTAATTCCTCCTTTTTCCATTCACTGGGTTGCTTGATTTTGCTACTTGTTTCAGCAGCAGCATGCACCCCTCTGTTATGCACCACAGAGTAGGGAAAAGCTGCACTGCTACAAGTATAACTTAGATTTGCAAGTCGTGATAGAGCTTTAATGCTACCTGGTGGTCTCCCTGGGCTGACTTTGTATCCTGCAGCTTTAGTTGTACCCAAGGGTCTGCCTGGACTTGTCTTAAATCCAGCCGCTTTGGTGGTCCCCAGCGGTCTACCTGTGCTTGTTCTGTAGCCCGCTGACTTTGTGGTCCCTGACGGTCTTCCACGTTTACCAGATCTGTttaggtttttctttttctttagttCATCTTTCGTCTCTATACTCCTGCCACTTGTGGTTTGCAAGTGTGGTTCATTTAACGCATCTGGTCTCTGGCATGGTATTGGCTTATGGCTGACCGTGTGGCTATACTTGGTTTGTTGTGTGGAGTATAAGTCAAACTGATCAGTAGGCGTTACGTCGTCATCATTAAGGCAAGAACTCTTTCCAGTCCCACAAAAAGGGGCGTTACCGCTGGCAACAGGATGCATCATTTTctacccaggaaaaaaaaaagaaacaaagacgTATAAAGCAAACAGCAATATTCAACAGGGAAATTTTTTCTGACTTAATGCAATAAATGTCCTCTAAAATTAGAGAAACTGGCTCAGGACACAAACAAATGACTAAACAACATCTCTTAATATCAAAAGTTTAATTAAAAGCAAGAGCAGTTTGAAGTCACTGTCAGCAGGCACCTAGCAAAAAGATAAAATTAGTGCTATATGTAGATTTGCTTTAACACAAATAACTTCACATAAGTAGTAGTACACTTCAATGGCTAGTGCTCATAAAATGTACAGTGAAATCAAAACTGCCAAATGAGCATTAAGTGTTGAAAATAGTGCAGATTGTTTGGCAGGATACAAACCAATTACTATGTCATTTTCCTAAACAAATCACTCCTAATACCTcaattttttgtttcattttgtaaaAGTGAACTGGTGGGTACCAAAATGAATCACATCAATGTATCAAAATCAAAAATTTAagcaaaatgtttctttttaagatATTAGAGTAGTATGGCTCACAAGACTATGTTTTTTGAAATCATTCAGTGACCCATAAATATTGCTTTGTCTTAACAAGGTATTTAACACATAGCTTGCCTGATGAAGAGTCACTACTGGTGCAGTGTAACAATTCTACAGGGCAAGTGGCCTTCAAGATGGTGTTGAAATCTTCCAATTTGCAGTAGCATGAGAAAAGAACAATTAAAGGATGATCTTGAACACAATTATGAATATTTAAGGCACAAATCCTTTCATCCCCATGTCTCTGTCAAGGTGAGCCAACCAATAAGAATGGTCCATCTTCAGAAACTTATGATGTCCATTGGACCCTATCCTCTGCAGGAGGATTTTCTCCCAAAGAGAATAGTTGAAGGTTGCTGAAATTCAATGGTTTTGCTGATTTATGGATAGCAGATTAAGCTGGGGTTAGGGGGAATGGTACAGTGGCTTTTAGGTGTCCTCTAACCTCCCTCACCTCCAGAGACCTTTCTGGTTTATTGAGGAGCTGCAAGGAATTAAGCAAGAAAGCAGACCAGAATACTGGTGGAACCTAATCTCAAAGGTGAATGTCTGCAGGACATagcattttaaaatacatatatacactGTACTGGAGGCAGCAAAGAAGTCTTTTCTCTGTTGCCATGGTGTTTGCAAAGTGCCATCTAGGGGCTCTGGCGAACCAGAGTGACTGCATTGGAAGTTGTTAAATTATTCACCTGCTGCAAAGGTTTACTTAGATGCAGACAAAACAATTGGTATTCATTCTGTTTGAGAGATTACTACTTTAGATGCAAAATCAGAGTTCAGGTTATTCTGTTATCTGCCCTAAATGTCTTTCCGTTTCTTACAGCAGCACAGGCTACTAatagagcagctctttcaaataAAGTTAAAGGATTTTACACGTCAAATAAAGTTAAAGGATATAAAAGTATCAATTTTTTTATCATGTTTAGTTTTCAGTACTTCAACTGAAATCACAATAGGAGCTTTGAATCAATAAAATTAAGTATATGTACAACATTTCAGGATCTGGTATTTAGAAGGACTTCTCCTAAAGGGTAGATTTCTTACATTTGGTATGGAAACACAGAACTGCTTCATATAAAAATTATCACACTGAAGCTTCTTATATATAGGAAGTTGCATGAATTCCATATGTACTTTGGCCAAGCATGCTGCACAACATGAACAGCAGGGAAGCTAGTAGCAATCAACATTTCCCAACATGTAAATATACAACAGTATAGACATGTATGCACTCACTACATTTTATTGTGAATTATGAAGAATGTTCTATGAAAATCTGTATATAAGTTCATATTGAACTGGATCCAAAGATTCTCAAGTTGAGCTCTTTCCTGTCTTCTCCTATCAAATGCATCCACTACATCCCTTCAAAAGTCCCAGCTAAGATCAGAAGGCCCTTGGGAATGATGCAGGTATGTAATACACCATGGGAATATGGGACAGAAATCATCCTCCCACCCTAAGTGAGCAGAAATGCCCTTCTGGTTTCCATGTAGGAAATCTGTCTTGTGTTCAGCAGCCTAAGAGTcatgtttccatttttttttcattagacACATATGGGAGAAGTATAGTTTTGACAGAATAATTTTTCCTTCTTATATTTTGTAATTATATAAGTAACTACTGTCACAAAGAAAAAGAACAGATAAGCAAGCAGGAGAGGTAGACGAACTAACAACATAACTCTCCCGCCTAATGTgagaaataatttttttcagGAGCAAACTAGATTCAATATGGCTATGCCTATATCAGCATTCTCCCCCAATATTGTTTCCATGAAAAGGAAGCCAGAATTCCATCATCACCCTCTGTCCCAGAAGTTTTACAGCGCTCTTTATGCTTTCTGACCCATTTGGGAAAGAATAAATTTTTTCTGTGCGTGTGCTAAGTGCTGTCAAGCTACTTCAGAACTATAGCGATCTTCggaattaatgatctccaaaatgtcctatcattaacagccttgctcaggtcttgcaaactgaaggccatggcttcctttattggatcaatccatctcatgtcaggtctttctcttttcctgctgccttcaacttttcctagcatcacTATTACTAGTGAGTAAATATTCCAGTCTGCAGTGTCAAACTGCAGACTGTAGTGCTTACTCACAAGTTGACCAAGGATGGTGAGGATTTCCTTGTAAATAGTTACCTTCTGTCCTAAGCAATTTATGCTAAGGGAGAGAAAACATTTTGGCATGCTTCCACAAATTAGTTTGCTGATTTTTTGGTTCTTACCATTAAACAAGCTTCTTATATACAGCCAAGTTAATTCAACACAATTTGCTGTAAACTTTGCACAAATGCCATTATATAATTACACCAAGATgcaaaatgagaagaagaagaagaagatgatattggatttatatcccgccctccactccaaagagtctcagagcggctcacaatctcctttaccttcctcccccacaacagacaccctgtgaggtgggtggggctggagagggctctcacagcagctgccctttcaaggacaacctctgccagagctacggctgacccaaggccatgccagcaggtgcaagtggaggagtggggaatcaaacccggttctcccagataagagtccgcacacttaaccactacaccaaacaatagCAATAACCAGGGAACATGAAGCAGGCCAAACAGTACTGAAACTTAAAGTTTAACCTTCTTTTcacaacagatttttttaaaataaatgagaaTAATATTGATTTCTTCTTAACATCAAAAGgaagtaattaacacatggtTCCAAAACAAAGGACTTTGAGGAGATAATACGCAACAACGAAATTCACTGAAAACTTGAATGTTTATAACCATAAATGTGTCCCTCATAATCGAAGGGGCTATACATGCGGCTAGATCACTACTTAGGTATCAGTCCAGATTATAAGTACTCCAATTACAGGTTTTGTACAGAACAGAAAACGTTCAAAAgggcatttttaaaagaattagaaCTGCAGTATATGAAACAGTTTAGGATGATGCTTTTTATGATTGTCACCTATTGCAATGTTTATTGTATGTATCACCTTTTGTTTTCTCTATTTCCTTTGAcctttgtaatccactttctgcATTATGGTACGTCATTTGAGGTAATTTTTTCCCCTAACTCTGTAATCCTAGTCTTATTACAATGTTTACTGGATGATTTATGTCAGActtaattgtttttaatattctgttATCTGCCTTAAATGCCAGCAGGAAAGGCAAGCTAAAAATGAAGCAAGTAAAGCCTGTGCTCATCAAACCAAGCTTAAATTCGAACAGTAAGACACATATTCACACTGTGAATGAAATGTACACATACGGGCTTGTATAAAATACAGGGTCAGCTATCAATTTCCATTAAATACAtacaaaagcaggaaaaaatgcaAAATAATAAGGTACAACAGTAGCATACGTTATAAACCGTTACAAACTCCAGACAGACTGCTATAAATCAGGACTACAGGATGCTCTGAATGGCTAAAACAGCAAAGCAAGACAAGCCAGAACGGCAGCTTACCCCTTTTCTTCTAGGTTCCTCATCACTGCCCCCCACAGCCCTGGAGTGTAAGCGCTGTTCCTGGGACGTTTGCAAGAACA includes these proteins:
- the LOC132572891 gene encoding UPF0461 protein C5orf24-like isoform X1, whose translation is MMHPVASGNAPFCGTGKSSCLNDDDVTPTDQFDLYSTQQTKYSHTVSHKPIPCQRPDALNEPHLQTTSGRSIETKDELKKKKNLNRSGKRGRPSGTTKSAGYRTSTGRPLGTTKAAGFKTSPGRPLGTTKAAGYKVSPGRPPGSIKALSRLANLSYTCSSAAFPYSVVHNRGVHAAAETSSKIKQPSEWKKEELDNIS